Within the Trachemys scripta elegans isolate TJP31775 chromosome 4, CAS_Tse_1.0, whole genome shotgun sequence genome, the region agccaacggcatattgggctgtatttagtaggagcattgccagcagaacaagggaagtgattattcccctctattcggcactggtgaggccacaccaggagtattgcatccaattttggccgccccactacaggagggatgtggacaaattggagagagtccagcggagggcaacaaaaattattaggggctggagcacatgacttgtgaggagaggctgagggaactggggttatttagtctgcagaagagaagagtgagtggggatttgacagcagccttcaactacctgaagaggggttccaaagaggatggagctaggctgttctcagtggtggcagatgacaaaacaagaagcaatggtctcaagttacagtgagggaagtctaggttggatattagaaaacactatttcactaggagggtggtgaagcactggaatgggttacctaaggaggtggtggaatctccatccttagaggtttttaaggcccggcttgacaaagctctggctgggatgattagttggtgttggtcctgctttgagcaggggattggactagatgacctcctgaggtctcttccaaacctaatattctatgattctatcacagATGTAACATGCCCAGATCACTGCCCGATGAAGCACATTAGACAGAAATATGGAACAATGTTTCATGGTGGGCTATTTTAAACCACTGTTCAGTACAGTTGTGCTACTTGTTGCCTAGTACATGTGGGTGGCTTTCAGGAACAGAGATTGCATTAAAACTCTAATCTACATTAAAATAGAGTTCCTTTTTAAACAGCTGAATTGCAAAACATTATTAACTTGAAAGATAAACATTTGCCCAGAAGAGCAAAACATGTAACAAATATAACTGGACAGAAGTGATACAAACAAGAATTGTAAACAGTTATAAACCTGTGAAGTACTACTTTAGGAGCCCATATGAAATTATTTCTGATGATCTCAGTTCCAAGTGGACATCATAAAAACACATCACAATTGTTCCCTTTGTTGACAGCCTCACCAGAAAGGCCAAGAACTGACTGGGATGTACAAAATGAACAACCCTCCAGATCAGAGCTGAAGCACTGAAGCAGGGGAGGTGACATGGGGGAAGCCAGCACTGCCACTGTTGTACTTGTACTGAGGGTTGCATGGGGGGCACAATTCAGCTATCGAGTCAGAAAAAGTAAAATCATTCAAGATGTTTATGTTaaagacttaaaaacaaaaattgtgcatgttaaaaaaaagatcctgatcctgcactcaTGTGCAGCTCATTTCAGGATTCGGGATAGGcctaaattcattcctggtgtaatgaCATGAAGTCTATAGAGTTGCACTAAGGATGAAATTGTATTTGTCTTTACTACTGCACTGAGCTAGAAGGAATAAAGCATGACTGACTGACTACCTCTTTTTATAAACAGGTAAAAGAGAAATTCATTGCAAGCCACAAGATCTATTTTCCTCAAGACTGTTACAAATACTCACAGCACTTTTTTTCTGAGACTCGCATATTTGAAGTTTTGTTTTCCtggttgctgctgttgttgttctgctctggGACTAATGCTGTATGTCCTGACATTGCTGCTAATCTCACACTTGGTCAGTGTTGGACCTTCAGGctcttggaaaagaaaagaagaaccaAGAAACAAATCCTTGTGAAATCCAGTAGACAGAATAAAAGAAGATGCATAGCAACTTATCAGTGCTGTTCCttgtgggagggaaaggaagccATATAACAGTCTCAAAGCTGTAGTCCAAGGTCAACAGCAGGTCGTAACATACTTAGGTCGTAACATATGTAGTTGGCACAAGATAACGCAAAGCACAGAAAAAtgaagcagagggggaaaaatacaTCCCTCACCTGGGACATTAATGAACCATCTCAGCCAGGGAACAGAAGGATTAGAGGGGAGTGTACCTACCTTTGCCCCTTGCCTTTTGTAAGTACTACAAATATAAAGGAACAGCCTTCCCCCAACCTCCCAAAGTCATTATGCAGCTCCTAGGCACTTTTTTAGGGGCCAGCCCCCGAGATGCCAAGGCGGGGAAACAATCCCAGCTGGTTTGACAGCATCCTctgagcaggggactgggcaggtctctcagccaggctctcccaaGCCCCGCTCCAGGATTTCTGCCATTCATCGGGTGCCGacctgcagagccccccggacacACCCGCTCGCAGCGCGGGGGAACTGAGGCGCAGAACCCCCCAAGCCTTCTTCAGCACGAGCCCGGGGACCGGGTTCCGCGCTGAGACGTACCACCTGCTGCACCTGCCAAGCGCTGCGAGCCTCAGACACCGGCCAGGAGCCTCCCGCAGCAGCCAGGACTTGGATGAACCGGCCGGCTCGCGCGATCCCGCACTGCAGCAAGGTAGCCGGCGCGGAGCCCGCATCCCCCCCGCGCGCTGCCCAGGTGACACCAGCCGCCGGCTGAGGCTGGCGGACCGGCAACGAGATGCAAATGATATGCTAATATGGCGCTCACGTGACTAAGACGCAACcctgcagctgtgctggggaaggatGCGCAGGGGGAGACCGGTGGAACCAGAGGCGCGGGACCAAGCGAGGCAACTGAACGGGAACAATTAGACTAGGTCTAGACATGCAAACGGGCCCATAGGCACAGGGTGCAAATGAGATGCAAATACGTCCACAGATAAATGGCATGTAAATGAGCTCAGACACTCAATTAGTTTCCCCTGAACTGCGAAGGAGTAAAAGAACAGGTACGTCTGATACGCAAATAAGATGCGATTATGCAAATGAGGTGATACtagagccccgcccccacccgctCCTAGTCCACCTTGACCGCGGGGAGGCAGAACGCGGTGACGTGTCCCCCCTCGACTGTGAGATTCTCCGTGTGCGTGTGACGGCACCAAGGGCGTCCCGAGCGTTCCGCCCCCAGCCGCGGATTGGCTGCGCCGCGGGCACGCGGGGAGAGACGCGGGTTGCGGCGTGGGGCCCGCAGCCAATAGCGAGGCACGGCGGAAGCGTCGCGAGACTTGGCGGGGCAGCTGCCCCGGCCATTTTGCTGGGGCAGCAGAGTTGGGAGCCCCGGCCCCGGAGGAGGATGCTGCGGCTGCGCTGCAAGGCCCGGAGCGGCTCCCACCCGCTGCCCGGCCTCACGGCGCATTCCCGCCTCCGGGAGCTGCAGGCCGCCCTGGCCGCCCTCAccggggtgccggccccggcccagcgccTCCTGCTCGGCTTCCCCCCGCGGAGCCTTGACCTGAGCGACGGGGAGCGGCGGCTGGGGGAGCTCGGCATCCACTCAGGTGAGGAGCGTGGGGACACCGCGCCCCCCTCCCCGGCGGGCTGCCTCTGCCTGGGCTCAGGCGACAGGCCTGAGCctggggggctcctggctgcctcCATCGTGGGCAGGGCAGCTCCCCTGGACAGCGCCTGCCGGGGGTTCAGGCTGCGGGTCAgcgtctcctcccctccccctagggCGCGGGCAGGGGCGTGGGGGAGTAGTTCCTAAAGGCTGAATGCGGCCGGGAGGAGGGGAAAATCCCAGTGCAGGGAGGTTGCTGTGTGCCCCACCGGGCAAGGCTGGTCTGAGAAGGAGGTACTTGCCCTCGAGTGCTCAAGATGCAGCGAGAGCAGACCCAGGATAaaatgggtggaggagagaggatcaTGCATAGAAGTATGTATTTTTTTGACCCCTTTGAATGGATGTTGTAGAGACAGCTGGGTTAAAAGTATGTTCAGGTTGCCCCTATAAACTCATCTGATCGTGCTCATGGCTCACTGAAATCGTTATGGATTACTATGCATTTCCTTTCTATAGCTTATTTCATTCTCTCTGCAAATATTAAAGCCTTATGAGCCTGCTTCAACACAGTGTAAAGAACATCTAGCAAAAGCTGTAGTCCTCTCTGGCGTAAAAGGCACTAGGTGTTTAAAGACACAAGGTTAATATTCTGCAGCACACAGTGTTGTTCCACAGCTCAAGACAGGAAGAGCAAAAGAATGCCATACCTAATTGAAACTTCATTTTAGCAGATTATAATTACCTTACCTGAAACTTGGTTGGGACATTAGGGCTACCACCCTTTAATAAAAAATTGATTGCAAAATAGTGCTGTCAGTGACTGTCCAACCTGTTTATCagcttctgtaaatgtaaacatctTCTATTTCACTGCCTCTAAAGTGGGTTTTCAAATGAAAGGGATTGAGTATCACTCATGTTCCAGATTTGGACAGTAAACTTGAAAACATTAACCACTGTGCTAATTTGGGGACTTCAGTACAAACCCTGTCTCTTTATGTGAACCAGCAATATACAGTGAGCCCAAAGCTACAATCTGCTGcagtttgttatttatttaattggTAATGCTTTCTATTGTGCTGATCTGATTGTCAGAACTGAGGCATGATATACTGGAGGCTTTAAATGGTTTGCTTCTCTGTATTTGTAGTTTTTCCCTTTCTGTTCGTAATGCACTTTGGTGAAGCAACACTGCATTTCATCTACCTAATCCTCAtaattcttgttttttttatttttgacagGTGATACTCTAATTGTTGAAGAGGACACAACCAAACCCAAGAATGAGTCACCTGTAATTGCAAAAAGGAGTGTCCCTACCTTGGTCAGGGAAGCACTGCCTGTACTTGCAAGGAGGGTTGTTCCAGCAGATAACTCCTGTCTCTTCACAAGCATATTCTATGTGGTAGAGGGAGGCATTTATGATCCAGCATGTGCTCCGGAGATGCGCAGTCTTATAGCCCAGATAGTGGCAAGTGATCCAGAGTCCTATTGTGAGGCAGTACTAGGGAAAACCAATGAAGAGTATTGTGAGTGGATCAGAAGAGAAGATACATGGGGAGGAGCCATTGAAGTATCCATTCTGTCTAAGTTTTATCAGTGTGAAATCTGTGTAGTGGATACACAGACAGTCAGAATTGACCGTTTTGGGGAAGATGCTGGCTATGCTAGGCGGGTCCTTCTGATTTATGATGGGATTCATTATGATCCACTTGAACGTAAAATCCCTGACTCAGACGTCCCTCCCCTGACCATTTTCTCAACAAATGATGATGTTGTTCTTGCACAAGCATTGGAATTGGCAGATGAAGCCAGACGAAAGAGGCAGTTTACTGATGTAAATCGCTTTACACTAAGATGCATGGTGTGCCAGAAGGGGTTAACTGGACAAGTGGAAGCCAGAGAACATGCCAAGGAGACTGGGCATGCGAACTTTGGAGAAGTGTGACATCTACATGAGGATGGTTGCATCTACTACCTCACTGCTCCAGAATAAGATTCTGGGTTTTCAGATAAGCTATATGTAAGCATAAAAAACTCCCTTCAAAGCTTGAAAAGCCCTCTTAACTTAATGAATGAGATGCACAGGTTTGTTATGGATAGTGTGCAGGTTTACAGTTAGGTATGCAGTAGTGACACACTTTTCCCAACTAGTTTGAAATAGGTAACTTCTTGCATGCTGATTTTAAAGTAACTGGCAGCTGTTTGTTGTATGTTAGCAGCTAAAAGTCCTGACTCCTGAAGAACCTTATTTTCTGATGGAGAAGCTGCTGTGTGACATGGCTGGACAGGCATACAATACTGTACCTAGAGTTACATAGACTTAGTAACAGTTTCAATCTAAACTCTGAA harbors:
- the YOD1 gene encoding ubiquitin thioesterase OTU1, whose protein sequence is MLRLRCKARSGSHPLPGLTAHSRLRELQAALAALTGVPAPAQRLLLGFPPRSLDLSDGERRLGELGIHSGDTLIVEEDTTKPKNESPVIAKRSVPTLVREALPVLARRVVPADNSCLFTSIFYVVEGGIYDPACAPEMRSLIAQIVASDPESYCEAVLGKTNEEYCEWIRREDTWGGAIEVSILSKFYQCEICVVDTQTVRIDRFGEDAGYARRVLLIYDGIHYDPLERKIPDSDVPPLTIFSTNDDVVLAQALELADEARRKRQFTDVNRFTLRCMVCQKGLTGQVEAREHAKETGHANFGEV